From the Canis lupus familiaris isolate Mischka breed German Shepherd chromosome 27, alternate assembly UU_Cfam_GSD_1.0, whole genome shotgun sequence genome, the window tttttgtcttctttccatAAAATATTGAGCACTTCTAATATAATGTGTTTGCAGAAATTTGAGCTGGTATCACCATCAATGGTGCTATTatagggtggtggaaggaggaGATTGCCCAGGATTCTGAATGTGGTTTGAGTCAATAGAACTGTGACATTCCCCCAAAGAAATCCAGGCCTTCTGTGCCACAGACGGTGTGTGACACATAACTTATCCATAGCATCCAGCctcaacaaaagaaaagaaagaaaactttcattaaaacttttttaatgcTTAAGACATTATCCTCAGGAACTTTAATTAAGACTTTGacatctattcatctattttttttcagatttaaatcAAACTGATTTTTTCCCAATGTGATGGCAATTATAAAACcaataaaagcacaaaatacagaaattcaGAGGTAAAAGAATGTCTCATTTAACTGTTTCATTTACAGACATTATTACTATAATTatcataatttaataattattgtaTTTAGCTAGAAGTTTTGAGTAGGCCAATccattaagaatatatttttaatgtaacaaaCTCAGAAtgtaaaaaaacataatttatgaaTAACCCAGTTTTTATATTGTCTTTCCTTAATCCTGAGTTCATATTCCACCTAGAAAAGgcagactattaaaaaaaataaataaaaggcagactCTAACATTAAGTCCCACCTGTTACATAATTAAATTGAATACTGAAGAATATTTGGAATTGCTTAAAGTAATAGGGCAAAGGGGGGCTTAGGAAAGACCAAATAGAATGATTGTTTGGTATAGTAAAGAAGCACTTCTCAAACTTTCATGTGGATGTAAGTCAGCTAGAGATCTTGTTAAAgagcagattctgattcagtagaccCAGAATGGGATCTGAGATTTTGCATCTCTAACAAACTTCCAGGTACCAAGGATGCTATTGTTCCCCCACTATACTCTGAGTACTGAAGAAGAAACTAGAATCCAGTAATGAGTGAGGAAGGACAATGGTATGTGCCTATAGCTCAGCATCATAGAAAACCCCTGAAAACTCAGCCAGCAGCCACCTGGCATCTGGAATCTCTTATCTTCTAACATGACAGCTCTCTGACATTCTGATGCTTATAACTGACTTATATCCAACCATAGGCAGAAGTCATAACCTCTGGAAATGTTTCTTTATCTAGAAACCTGATGGACATTGGTCAGATAGCTAGAGAGAAGTAACAGTAAAGGTGACATCATCTCCTGAGTTGAAAGAGCAAAAACAAGATCAGGAATCTAATCAACTGCCTTTATCAGAATTGTGCCATTCCATATACCTAAAACTCTGATATGTCAATAAAatctcagtaagaaaaaaaaaatgattgggcCATTCTTCACATATTCCAATGGTGACTCTAAAGGTAGATCACTTGAGAAAATTATAACAAGTCTTTCTATTAAGATTCTTTTATGATCAGCCTATCATTATAAATAGCTCCTCTCCATATTTCTCCAGTATAAAACAAATTCAGATTCACATTCAATTTTGGTAGGCTTTAATTCTttactaaataattttattttagaggggatCACATAAAAAATACTTGAATGTATGAAAACCTTAAAGACACATTCTCTAGTGAATTTAGAAAACTGTCAAAAGTATACTATGCATGAAGATGTTTACTCAGCCGggaactttcaaaaatatttaagtgttttaTCTTTAACAGCCAAAGAGAATGTCAAAAGCCTCGCTTCCTGGCTAGACAATAAGCATCCTGTCCTAAGCTTAGCCGAGTACACAGCATATCATTTCAATTGTTGCGTGAGTGATGGCGTAAGTACGACAGCTGACACCGTCACTAAACTATATTCTTGGAAAAAAGGCAATCTATAAACTCAGAGAGGAAAATTTTGCTAGCTGAGTGTTTATATCTATATTTGCCACCTGGggaaaataatagctttattttagAATGTGTTGTAAGTAAAGATATATCCTAAATTTTACGAAGGAATAGcagatgcttttgttttttttggttttttttcagtcattgccattttgttttctgggtaTGTTAATGTAAAATTACTCTCCAAAGAGTTTTGCAAATTTATCTGTACCCTTCCTCTGGGCAAAAGAGTTGTTGCAATTGCTTCAGAAATGGAAACCCTGATTTCTGTTTCGCAGGTATTTTTGAAGACACAGCAGCACAGTGGGACTTATGTTCACTTGTCTTTGTTCCCCTGATAAGCAGGAAAGCAtcctggaggggagagagaagcacaggCTGTCACTAGGAAGCTAAGGTTCATGTTCCCTTTGAGAGCCATCTCTGTCACTAACATGATGCTTTACTTAAACTACCCAGACAAAAATAGATCTGCACTTGAGCTGGGAAAGCAGTGGGGAGGAAATGTATAAAACTACAAGTTTAAATATTTCAGCTCTGTCTGTGAAAATGACTACTTGTTTGTCAGTAACCTTGATCAGATTAGTTCACTTAAACTGCCACAAATTGATCCACCTTTCCTATCATCCAagtgaattacttttaaaatgataatgaacACAGTCAAAGAAAATGTAGCAAATTAACTTGAAGCTGACACTCTATCAATTTGGACCAGCACTGATGACATTTGGATAGGAAACAATATTGAATTAAAAGCATatttgaccatttaaaaaataagaggtaaatttcaaaacaaataacCAATTAATAATGATTTAACTGTATCAATGAACTTGTTCTAGgatgtaattattaaaattaaagctaCAATTACCCTTTCTCCATTAGGCTCCAATTGTTTTATAGGGATTGTTATCTTTCCAATTAGATTATAAACTCTTTAAGGGCAGCAataatgcatttttcatttatgatttagAGCTACATCACAAGATCTCTGTGCTACCCATAAGCTCAACATGGATAGAGAGATGGGAAAGGATTCCAATCTAGCCTCTGAGTCCTCCATTTGCATTAAGGGGATAAAACATCCTCTGTGTCATCAAATTCCTAattactcaatttcttttttgtcaCAGCTAGATTAAACTAGACATATAATGGGGATTtggtgacagagggagaaggctaGGACATTTCATACCCTTGTCTCACTTTATGATTGTGGCCCTGATGCTACAGAACTCATTGTGCTACTTCTGAGAACTGAATGTAGTAAATCTGACCTTTCCTGAAGTTTAAATTTCTATTcctatactttaataaaatagaagtatCTCTATGCAGTGATTCTTGGTATAGCCATTTATTTTGTAGTTATAATACCactaatatttactatttattgggcatgtttctttttaaatatttatttatttatttttttatgatagtcacagagagagagagagaggcagagacacaggcagagggagaagcaggctccatgcaccgggagcctgatgtgggattcgatcctgggtctccaggatcacgccctgggccaaaggcaggcgccaaactgctgggccacccagggatccctattgggCATGTTTTAATGATGCATACTCTAAATAGATTACGTAATTTTATATACTCAAAAACCCTATGAAGTACCTATTGTTAGTGCCAATATAGAGATAAAGAAGTTGAAGTATCAAGATCTTAACTCTTCTCAAACATGTGAAAAGTGAAGGACAAAGTATTTGAAACTGGGTCTGACTACAAAGCCGTGCTCTTAATGTGAAGGTCTTGAACATCTGCAACATCTTCTCATCTTAGAAAATAAAGCATCTCTATGTTTGTCAGGTTGTATGGCTACTGAATAAATGCTGTATAGTGATATAAGGAAATAGATAGAACAATTATTTGCTTCAGGTACACCTAAAACACTACCATAAAAATGCTTAATGAGATGCAGTTGAATGCTGAGATGTAGTTGCTACCttcaattgattaaaaaaaaaaaatggggatccctgggtggctcagcggtttggcgcctgcctttggcccagggcgcgatcctggagacccgggatcgaatcccacgtcaggctcccggtgcatggagcctgcttctccctctgcctgtgtctctgcctctctctctctctctctgtatgactatcataaataaaattattaaaaaaataaaaataaaaaaaaaatgaactcagcCTGTTGGATGATAGATCCTGAATAATTTATGAGACAAGAGATAGACTAcattgagaaaacaaaatattttgttccttCTCTCACGAAGTCAACCATAATAGAAAGCAAAAGAATGGTTGATGCAAACAccaaaaaaagagtgaaaaagagaagTCACAAATTGGGAGAAGAGACTTGTAATGCACAGAACTCACAAAAAGAACTTCTGCAAAtgaatcagaaaaagaaagaattcaataGAAAACTGAACAAAAGGCTTGAACAGGCTCTTCACAGAAGGgtaaatacaaatggccaatacaaaaaaaagatatactgtCTTAATAGAAATCAattgaggtaaaaataaaatctcagtgaACTACCATGTTATATATGCCAGATTGGCAAAATACTACAAGTTGGGTGAGAATATGAAGTAACTCAAGCACTTACACAAGGCTGGTGGGAGGCCAAATAGATATGACTACTTTGTAAAGCATGTTGACATTATCtagaaagttgttttaaaaaaaaaaaaaaaaaagaaagaaagaaagaaagaaagaaagaaagaagaaagaaagaaagaaagaaagaaagaaagaaagaaagaaagaaagaaagagaaagaaagaaaaaaaagaaagttgttttaCTCCTAGATATATGCCATAAGGGCATATATCCCTTGTCCCATTGGGGACAATGTCCCATTGTCCATGTACATGgcggaggggtgggtggggaggctcATAGCAACACTAGTGtaataatcaggaaaagaaaagaaaaagggtaaAAAGAGAGGCATCTCAAATATCAATCAACAATAAATGGATACATAGATTATGGTGTAGCCATGTGATTGAATATTACATAAtagtgaaaataaatacatgtacagCTACATGTAATAATGTGAATGGGTCTCAGAAATTAAGGATTAAACAAAAAGCTGTTGCagaaaaatacatgagaaaaatttcatttacaaagGTCTTTGACATGGAAGATTAAGTGATATAGCAAAGGAACGATAATGCAAAATCCAGGCCAGGACAAGGATACTctatgcagaaaaaaatagaagatgagaCTTTGAAAAGACTCTCACCAGACAGCAAAAGTAAATGTAGCATTTTCTTCTTAACTTAGGCAGTGGTGTCCAGTTGAATATTGCATTATtatactttttcaaattttttgtggctttttttcaactacaggaaaagaaatataacacaAAATTGACCATTTAACaacttttaagtgtacagttcagtggaaatcatcattcttaaataaaaagaattattttttttgtctaataATATTTGATTAAAGGGGTTTACAGCAATACTTGGTGATAATTATATCACTTTCATATCTTTGGTGAATTTTAGCCAGTTCATGATTGTAAGAAAAACTCTCATTTTGGTAAGTTACTATATTGAGAAACTTGGTTTTCATTGCTGAGAAAAGTACATTGAGTTAGTCTGGGgtaaattaatataatatgtaGAGGAAGATTAAGATGTTCCATCTcaggcagctccggtggctcagcggtttagcgccgcctttggcccagggcgtgatcctggaaacctgagatggagtcccacatcaggttccctgcatggagcctgcttatccctcttcctgtgtctctgtccctatctctctctctctctctctgtgtctctcatgaataaataaagtcttaaaaaaaaaaaaaaaagatgttccatctcctgaaataaataaaaagtagcaaTATATTTGCAATGGGATCTGAAGGTTCAGTAACACCTAGAGTTTATCTGCTACTTGTAGGATCAAttgtaaaacaaatttaaagtcaCATAGTCATTTTATTGCACTCATTACATTTCAGTActctttataattattattatctattaatTATTACTAGtccagtaattaaaaaaattgacagtTGCATCTGTACATTTCCCAAGTATTACATAGTTAAAAGTaacaaataattgttttataatgCTTTCCATAATACCAATCCAATCATTCCTGTGTTCTGTGAGGAGAAAGGATAAAATAGCAGGTATGAAACCCAATGGAGTTATTTCAAATTTTCCATCAACTCACACTTTCGAGCATTATTGATCTCATCTCTTTCTCCAACGCTAGGATTTCAGACACAAGCTTAGCAATTTCTTGTTGCAGTTATTCATTTGTTCCCTGTGCTCTTGCAGCATGACTTAATCATTTGTTTAAATCCATTCGTAACTCCAGAAAcagcaggaaaaagaaagggaacagAGCTGTGTTAGGcaagaattttctgttttgtaataAAAGAAGCCATTGAACATCAAAGCTGATTATGAAACAAACCAAATCAAGGTCTGAAAATTCCACCAGGGAATGAAGCATGATGGGAATTTTCAAGTCCTAATTTCTTCTCTGCCTACAGGAGTTCTTGGTTAAAAGCAATGtataaactcaatttaaaaaaatctggcaaGACTTCAAAAAAAAGTAGCTTAATCTGCTATATTCTATGACATTTGATAGCCAAGTCATGCTTTAACAAGTTCGTTCATTTAATAATTACAATATATTATCTGATACATTTGCCTTTtataaactagattttttttcatgaagtattgcttgttcagatttttaaaaatctcagtttctttacaGGATAGTTATCAATATTCACCATGTGTAATTTTATGTTACACATTTATTATTAAGGACTTAGCCAACAATGCACCATGAAGAATAATGATAATACACTTTGCTGGTTCTGCTTCTTtgagattttaattaaaagtaaccACATGGCACCAAGAAGGTGGCATACAGATGATTTGTGAGAAACAACATGgcaatgtaaattaaaactgtaAACAACTGTTTCATTGAACAATAactatgtttctttctttctttttttttttttttttgaagtgaacATAACGTCAagattttattgtcttcataacaaaatatgaaatttagaaCTGGATCACTTGGCCCTTTCTCTTCTTATCTCCTCCCAGTTCAAAATGCTTGCATCTCTTAATAGCCAGCATTCTCTGAGATCTGCAGTTGGGCTCAACACATTCAAACCTCAGCACAATCTTCTTTGTAGTTTTAGCCTTTTTCCAGAAGATCAGCTTAGTCTGCCCACCATAGCCACTCTGCTTCCGGTCATAACGCCGCTTTCCCTGGGCGTAAAGAGAATCTTTGCCTTTCTTGTACTGTGTCACTTTGTGGGGTTGGTGCTTGCCACACTTCTTGCATAAAGTCCGGCGGGTTTTAGAAACATTCACCATCTTTGCGAGAGCGCTATCCGCACGGAATAACTATGTTTCACTGCATTCTGAGAGGCTAGATCCACTAGATCCAGTAGAATCCATTGGATGACAAATCTCAACTTCCACATTCTCAattgcagaaagaaatgaaatactaaatGTACTATCTAAACCTATTATAATTTGTGGGAGCATTCACTTAAGCATTTTCTGGAAATTAATATCTGGGGTAATACACACAGTCCCAATTTGATAAAATTGCAAATAGTGATGCTTCACTAAATTTCTATAAATCTCTGATATGCTTtcctataaaaagtaaaaatatgtgtatattacaaatatatgtgtatatgcatatatatatacagatatacacacatacacctacccacatacacacatacatatatttcctccaccccatcccacccatACTCTAGGTGGTACATTTTTAGTCAGTGAGATCTAGCCAACACACTGTATTATACACATATTTCTAGCTAAAGGGCATTAGTGCACCACTACCACACTGCAAAGGCCCTCTCTGCCAAAGAGTACTCTACCTGATTTTCTTAAGTTAACTAGGTTCTAAAGCATGTATTGTTTACTCTGTTGTAActgctctattatttttttatggtgaagTTTTGACCCATGATGAATGACAATAAGTCAAAGAGTACAGAAGTAATATTTACACAAAGGTGGTGAGAGGGGGGAAGCAGATCACAAGGTGTTTTCAAAGAAATGACTTAGGAACCAGAAGTAAAGAACGTAAAGCACATATTAAATTTTGAAGGTCCTTTGATCTACATAGACATCATAAGCATCATTGCAAGGTGGATAATTAACCAGCAAAGAGAGATTTTCCATGTTAATTGTCTGGAAAGCATTTCCATAGGGCTGTCCCCCAAAGAACCCACTGAGAAATGATCCTGCCATTTCTGGAGATCCATCCTCAGAATTAAACCATCTTTGTGATGTCCAAAAGTTTTCCAGAGGCTTGGTCTATTTTGGGAAGTGATTTAAAAGATGGCTTTTCATTGGATAACAGTATTCAAAAAACTGACTGGACGGAAGGCACGTTACAGAGTGAAGGGATGGACTACATCTGgtgaaagtaaaagaataaaaaggaggaCAAAATGTCAagagatagaaataaataataaactgatGTAAGTTTAAATTTCATGTCTAAACTggcaaatttaatataaaatggaaGCCACTCTTCCGAGGTTGTTGAGAGGCTTTGAATGGCAGAAGACAGTGGATAAATTAGTCCATAATGGTTAATCTTGCTCAATCAacaaacagtgcctggcatgtatgtgtgtgtgtgtgtgtgtgtgtgtgtgtatgtgtgtgtgtgtgtgtgtatagtaagTAGTTAGTGAATGAATCTACAAATAGCCCACATCACCCAAGTAAAATCAGCCTCTATCTAGGAAGTAAAGGCCAATCTTGTTTTCAAAATTGTAggtaaaatgttataaaaattgtACCAGCAGGAAGATTCTATATGTATACATCTTACTAcctttgatgttaaaaaaaaataaaaacaattctaagaTATCAAAGCTAAGCTATATGTttaatcagaaaacaaaggagTTTTCTCATAAAATGTATACTCAAGGGAAAACTTTATGAGAAACCATAGGGGACatttatgactttttttcctaaatttttaacCTTGATATGTCTTTTATTAGGCCTACTTCACAAAAAATAGGCCCATGGCAATCAATCAGATTGAGTCCTAGAAACGatattttgtttccaaaagttgaatctgttttcaaaaacatttattttcatattttctacaaATATTCCCCCCTGTTTATTTCCACATCTCATatattgagagagaaaatatgtgaaCTCTTCCATACACCTCCTTTTACTTTCACCTTTCTCACACACAAATGTAATCAGGgggaaagaaaagttaaagagaCATAAGAAAACCCACtttgcaataaataaaacagtgtttAAGCTCTGTCAATTATTTTACCTGCACCTACCAAATATTCAGAGGTTTGAGGGGTGAGGTtgtggaggaagaggcagaggaagtgggaaggCCCCAAAAGAGATACATTCACTCTGTCAGCAGTGACCAATCTTACTGACCAAGCTGGAGACATCACTGTCAATAAGATGCAGCTCCACTATCATAGAACTGTCATTCTAAAGATAGgaatgcaaacaaataaataagcaataataaaataagcataaaattggaaatgttatgaaagaaacaaatgagagcTGGAAGGTAGTAATAGCTGTTGAGTGTATTGGTAATGGAGATCTACTTTAGTCAAGGCCAAATGAGGAGATAGCTATAGGAAGGTGGGGAAGCATTTCCCAGGGGAAAACAACCAACACTATTGCTGCTGAGGTAGAAAGAATGTGGGGAGCAATAAGGAATCATGAACAGACACCCACAGTGACCAATTCTCCTTCTGCAAAGATTGTTCTGGTTGTCTTAAAGAGAATGGACTGGAGGAGTCAACAGCAAAACTGGAGGGGTTGTTGTAGAAGTCCTGGTAATAGAAGTGGCCATCAGGACCAAATGGCCCAAGGAGATGTAAAGAGTGAAGAGATGTGGCTTGCTGCTGGAGTGGGGGTGGTGACACAAGAAAAGGGAAGACTCTACAGTGACTCCCAGGCTGAAACCTTAAACATTTGGGTTGCCAGGCCTGGCATGCCTGATACAAATAAGATCAGACATTGGGAAACAGATTTGGGGGAAAGGCTTGGGTGACTGAAATCAAGAATTCCATTTAATGCTCTTTCGGTGGATTGATTCTGTAGATTTATTCTGTCAGAAGTGGCCATGAGcagaaattcacttaaaaataacctCATTGTTGATCCTGTTTGAGCCATGAAATATCTGCTTTGTAAAATAAGATTACAAAACTAAATACTGTAATTATTCCTCTCAACCTCTTATAACAAGTAACCATGTGAGAACTATAATGATTCTCAGTGCACAGCACGTTTTGAGCTTCACAGAGGAAAGTGCTGATAATATGAGGAAGGCTCATTAATTTAGTATCCAGAAATGCATTATTGGATGCAGTAGTGCTAAAAATAAGAGTAGAGATCTAAAAATACTAGCACAGTCTCCTCCCATATAAATGCTCCCTCTAACATATTAACAAGTAATACTGCTCCTGTTCATGTATCCTGGCCTAGATTAAGAGTCTGTGAacattaaaataagtaatttgaCAAAGCTTACAATCTAGAAAGGTATTAATTAGTCCATTATATAGTCAGGTTCTTGACTAGAGGACTAATTATTAATTGTACAGAATTTCTCATAGAAAGCTAAACATGGGTCTTCATGTGATATCAGTTGTTtcattacattgattttcaatgTTTTGTATGAAATAGTGCATGCAATAACAGCTATTGCCCAAATTTCATTGTCCTCTGAGGCACTCATCAACCAAACTGATGAGATATATAACTCATTCTTGAATATTTCTAGAGAATTCCCAGTTGGATcaatttaataaacataaagaaaatgtgtaccATGTGTCAGAAACTGCAAGGGGCTGAGGATACAAAGTCAAAGTTTTTATAAACTGCCTCAAATCctcacttctatttttaaatagtagctaatattcattgagcacttaGTGTGTTCCAATAAGTGTTTTAGATAGGTTCAAGGAATTACTCAGAGTCagttatttttatacaaatttcCTCACACTACAAGGAATAGAATGACCAACTTGTCCCTGTTTGCTTGGGACTgcctcagttatttttttaaattaaggtgaaATTCAcctaacataaaattaatcattttagatTGTATATTTTGGTGGCATTtaatacattcacaatgttatgcAATCACaacctctatctagttccaaaacattttagcACTCCAAAAGACACTCTCTAACCCATTAAGCAATCTCCTATTATTCCTGCCTCACTCCAGCTGCCAGCAACTACAAATCTGTCTCTTGTCTATATAGATTTACCTATTTTTGACATTCCACATAAATAGAACCATACAATACATgaccttttgtgcctggcttctttgacttagcacaatgtttttaaggttcatcaaCATTGTAGCATATGTCaatactataatttttttgtagCTAAATAGTATTTCACTGTAAGtatatggattatatatatatatggattatatatattatataccttaTTTGtatatggattatatatattatataccttaTTTGTTGATTGTCAGTGGtcagacatttgggttgtttccaccttttagctATGGTGAACAGGGCTTCCATGAGCATCCATGTACAAGTATTTGAGCACCTAATCCCCATTCTTtagggtatatacctaggaatggaattctggaatcatatggtaattctatgtttaatttgtTGAGAAGCcacacactgttttccacaggggctgcacGATTTTATATTGCCATTAGCAATACAGAAGTGTTTCAGTTTGTTcccatccttgtcaacatttgttattctccagtttgtgtgtgtgtgtgtgtgtgtgtgtaattataaTCATCTTACAGGGTGTGAAGTGGtgtttctttgtggttttgagtttcatttttctaatgaaaaatgcctaatgatggtgagcatcttttcagatgtttattggccatctgtcTATCCTCTTTGGAGAAACAACCATCAAGTACTTTGTATATGTTTTACTtgtattgtttgtctttttgtagTTGAGGTCTAAGAATTTGtatatattctgaattttaactccttatcagatgtatgatttacaaatattttctcccattgtgtaggttgtcTCATTACTTTCTTCATAACAAAAGTTCTAAATTTGATGAAGCGcaatttgtgtttctctttttgctgctttcagtgtcatatctaagaatatattgccaaatccaaggtcacaaagatttaggCCTACATttgcttttaagagttttatagttctaATTCATATATTAGGTCATatcattttacattaatttttgcatatggtatgaTGTAGGGGTACACTTTCATTATTATGCAGGTGGATACCCAGTTGCtctagtaccatttgttgaagagactattttttcccACTTCATTGTCTTGGCACCCTTGACTTAACTGTCAATTGGCCTATGTTTGGCAGTAGTTTTTGTGACATTGGCTGTAGAAacacttttctagatatgtctcctcaggcaaaggaaacaaaaccaaaattaaactattgagactacaccaaaataaattgcttttacacagtgaaggaaatcatcaacaaaacagaaaagtaatttactaaatggga encodes:
- the LOC610388 gene encoding 60S ribosomal protein L36a-like, giving the protein MVNVSKTRRTLCKKCGKHQPHKVTQYKKGKDSLYAQGKRRYDRKQSGYGGQTKLIFWKKAKTTKKIVLRFECVEPNCRSQRMLAIKRCKHFELGGDKKRKGQVIQF